One genomic region from Neisseria weaveri encodes:
- a CDS encoding beta-ketoacyl-ACP synthase III, whose protein sequence is MRYAKILGTGSYLPTNRVSNDELAKRVDTSDEWITTRTGIKFRHIADEQEKTSDLAVAAARKALEAADVKPEEIDLIVLATATPDMQFPSTATIVQNKLGISGCPAFDVAAVCAGFMYALNTAHAYIKSGMAQKVLVIGAEVFSRILDWNDRTTCVLFGDGAGAVVLGASEEPGIIAGKLQADGNYLPLLQVPAQMADGQVCGTPFVKMDGPGVFKFAVKTLAKVAEDVLTEAGMPADQVDWIVPHQANKRIIEATAKHLGLGMDKVILTVDEHANTSAASIPLALDAGIRDGRIKRGQNLLLEGIGGGFAWGAVLVRY, encoded by the coding sequence ATGCGATATGCCAAAATTCTCGGAACCGGCAGTTATTTGCCCACAAACCGTGTCAGCAATGACGAATTAGCCAAAAGGGTCGACACTTCTGACGAGTGGATCACGACCCGTACCGGTATCAAATTCCGTCATATTGCCGATGAGCAGGAAAAGACCAGTGATTTGGCGGTTGCCGCTGCGCGCAAAGCGTTGGAAGCCGCAGACGTTAAGCCTGAAGAGATTGATCTGATTGTTTTGGCTACCGCTACGCCGGATATGCAGTTTCCTTCTACGGCTACGATTGTACAAAATAAATTAGGCATATCGGGTTGTCCTGCATTTGACGTTGCCGCAGTTTGTGCCGGTTTTATGTATGCTTTGAATACGGCACATGCTTATATTAAAAGCGGTATGGCACAAAAAGTGCTGGTTATCGGTGCTGAAGTGTTCAGCAGAATTTTGGATTGGAACGACCGCACGACATGTGTTTTGTTCGGTGACGGAGCCGGAGCGGTTGTTTTGGGTGCTTCCGAAGAGCCGGGCATTATTGCAGGCAAGCTTCAGGCTGACGGCAATTATCTGCCGTTACTGCAAGTGCCGGCACAGATGGCCGACGGCCAGGTATGCGGCACGCCTTTTGTAAAAATGGACGGGCCGGGAGTATTCAAATTTGCAGTAAAAACTTTGGCTAAAGTGGCCGAAGACGTTTTGACAGAGGCAGGTATGCCGGCAGACCAAGTGGATTGGATCGTTCCGCATCAGGCAAACAAGCGGATTATAGAAGCGACGGCCAAGCATTTGGGTCTGGGTATGGATAAAGTGATTCTGACGGTAGACGAGCATGCCAATACATCGGCAGCTTCGATTCCGTTGGCTTTGGACGCAGGTATTCGGGACGGACGTATCAAGCGCGGACAAAATCTGCTTCTTGAGGGAATCGGTGGCGGTTTCGCTTGGGGAGCGGTATTAGTCAGGTATTGA
- a CDS encoding DUF1294 domain-containing protein, with protein sequence MKSCDFPFAGHQPHFRLAQNSHEHIEAAATSRLPMFREGVSVKVRLSEWDLQLNGGFGVHEADRSEPVFVLGQFLNDQTRVPEAGEWLKGRLTRHDNGQWMMVDVENVSYQEVQQTIQRLEKERALRQQQKQEEQAKPAVVKEPVKIRHPFPGNTVLHGKIIRWDDKKSCGFIQSGPESEVVFFHISAFHYQGRRPEVGQQVSFYCDWPMTEGQLQRVTRVMLREHEMGLFNDKPYQHTQIHRNTVQIMLHIAVGLIYLALVASISFKLAAFYLLASIVALLVYGYDKGLAERNARNTDRYTQRIPESYLHNFAFIGGWPGALTAQIIFHHKLRKAAFMRKFWVTVAANIAITYILLIHYADSPLVLFLKN encoded by the coding sequence ATGAAGAGCTGTGATTTTCCGTTTGCAGGCCATCAACCGCATTTTAGGTTGGCGCAGAACAGTCATGAGCATATAGAGGCAGCGGCAACAAGCCGTCTGCCCATGTTCCGTGAAGGCGTTAGTGTTAAAGTGCGCTTGAGCGAATGGGATTTGCAGTTGAACGGCGGCTTCGGTGTGCATGAGGCCGACCGTTCTGAGCCGGTTTTTGTGTTGGGTCAATTTTTGAACGACCAAACCCGTGTGCCGGAAGCAGGAGAGTGGTTGAAAGGGCGTTTGACACGTCACGATAATGGACAATGGATGATGGTGGATGTGGAAAACGTCAGCTATCAGGAAGTGCAGCAAACCATTCAGCGGCTTGAAAAAGAGCGGGCGTTACGTCAGCAGCAAAAGCAAGAAGAACAGGCCAAGCCGGCTGTAGTGAAAGAACCCGTTAAAATCCGGCATCCGTTTCCGGGTAATACGGTACTGCATGGTAAAATTATCCGCTGGGACGATAAAAAGAGCTGCGGATTTATTCAATCCGGCCCGGAATCCGAAGTGGTATTTTTCCATATTTCCGCTTTCCATTATCAGGGACGCAGACCCGAAGTCGGGCAGCAGGTTAGTTTCTATTGCGATTGGCCTATGACAGAAGGCCAGTTGCAGCGGGTAACGAGAGTGATGCTGCGCGAACACGAAATGGGATTGTTTAACGACAAACCGTATCAGCATACGCAGATACATAGAAATACTGTTCAAATCATGCTTCATATTGCTGTGGGTTTGATTTATTTGGCTTTAGTTGCAAGCATTTCTTTCAAGCTGGCGGCTTTTTACCTGCTGGCCAGCATTGTTGCATTGCTGGTTTACGGTTATGACAAAGGCTTGGCTGAGAGAAATGCGCGCAATACCGACCGCTACACACAACGCATTCCTGAAAGTTATCTGCATAATTTTGCATTTATAGGAGGCTGGCCGGGCGCCTTGACTGCACAGATTATTTTCCACCACAAACTGCGTAAAGCTGCCTTTATGCGGAAATTCTGGGTAACGGTGGCGGCGAATATTGCCATAACCTACATACTGCTGATACATTACGCGGACAGTCCTCTCGTATTATTCTTAAAAAATTAA